The sequence CATGTTGCCGATGCCGATGACACCCACGCGCACAGGGTTCATGGCAGGGGCGTGCAAACCGCGTGAATTATCAATGATCGCCGCTCCCCTGCTGCCGCTCTGAGCCATCGGCCTCCTGGGCTGCCGCCACTGGGCTGCTGTCGGGGCGCCGCTCGATCTCCACCTGGGCGATCCGCGGACCCTCCATGGCCAGGATGCGGAAGTGGTAGCCCTTCCAGCGCAGGCTCTCGCCAGCGGCGGGGATGTGCTGCAGCCGCTCCAGGAGGAAGCCCGCCAGGGTGTGGTGGCCCTCCGCCTCAGGCAGGGGCACGGGCAACTGCCGGTTCAGTTCCACGATCTCGAGATCGCCCACCGCCAACCAGCAGCCTTCCCTGAGCTGCTGCAGCTCGTCGAGCCGCTCCCGGGGGTCGTCGTCATCTCCGACGATCTCGCTGGTGAGGTCAGCCACGGTGACCAGGCCCTCGGTGCCGCCGTGCTCATCCACCACCACCAGCAGCGGCTGGCCGCTGCGGATCAGGGGCAGCAGCTCGGCCAGGGGGGTGCTCTCCTGCACCTGGGCCACCGGCACCACAAAGGGGGCCAGGGGGGTGTCGGGACTGAGCAATCCTCGGGCGATCGGATCGGCCAGGCGCCGCAGATCCAGCAGGCCTTTCACATCATCGAGGGAGCTGCCCAGCACGGGGAAGCGGGCGTGGGCTGTGTCATGCACCGCCCGCATCAGCTCCGCGAAGGTCACGTCGATGGGGAGGGTGACCATGCCCGAGCGGGGCACCATCACCTCCCGCACCAGGGTGTCGCGCAGGGAGAACACACCTTCGAGGATGTTGCGCTCATCGGGCATCAGCCCGGTGACACTGCCCGATTCGATCAGGGTTTCCAGCTCACCGGCGGATAGCATCGGCACCAGCTCATCCCAGTTGCTGGGCAGGCCCAGCAGCCGCAGCACGATGGCCGAGATCCGCTCGATCAGGCCAATCACCGGGGCGAGGCTCCTGCTCACCGCCACCAGCAGGGGCGAGAGGCGCAGGGCCGAACTCTCGGGGCTGTGCAGCACCCAGGCCTTGGGGGCCAGGCCGCCGAGCACGGTGGCCGCCAGCACCAGGGCCAGAAACACCCCTCCATCCAGCCAGGCTGAGGGAAGCCCGAGGGCCGCCCAGGCCTCGGTGAACCGATCGGCCACCGCGCGGCCAGCCCAGCCGATCGCCACCAGGGCGAGCACGGCGCCGAGCTGGGTGGCCACCAGAACCCGCCGCAGCCGCCGCTGCAGCGCGGCCACGGCCCTGGCCCCGGGTTCGCCACTCTCGAGCAACTGGCTCACACGGCTGGGGCGGAGCTTGATCACCGCCAGCTCGCCGGCCGAGAAGAAGGCCTGCAGCAGCAGCAGAACGGGCAGGGCAAGCAGCAGGATCACCAGGCGTGCAGCCGGGCCGGCCGAGGCGGAGGAAACAGCGGGTGGGGCACGCGGAGAGGGCGTCCTGGGGGGTGTCGTCTGCTGACGCTAAGGCCGGTCGCCGGCGTAGGTCGCCAGCCTTGATGGGGGTCGCGAGGATCGAACTCGCCTAAGGCGGATTATGAGCCCGCTGCATTCACCAGATTGCTAGGCCCCCGGGGAGTGGCTT is a genomic window of Cyanobium sp. NS01 containing:
- a CDS encoding hemolysin family protein, which encodes MLLLALPVLLLLQAFFSAGELAVIKLRPSRVSQLLESGEPGARAVAALQRRLRRVLVATQLGAVLALVAIGWAGRAVADRFTEAWAALGLPSAWLDGGVFLALVLAATVLGGLAPKAWVLHSPESSALRLSPLLVAVSRSLAPVIGLIERISAIVLRLLGLPSNWDELVPMLSAGELETLIESGSVTGLMPDERNILEGVFSLRDTLVREVMVPRSGMVTLPIDVTFAELMRAVHDTAHARFPVLGSSLDDVKGLLDLRRLADPIARGLLSPDTPLAPFVVPVAQVQESTPLAELLPLIRSGQPLLVVVDEHGGTEGLVTVADLTSEIVGDDDDPRERLDELQQLREGCWLAVGDLEIVELNRQLPVPLPEAEGHHTLAGFLLERLQHIPAAGESLRWKGYHFRILAMEGPRIAQVEIERRPDSSPVAAAQEADGSERQQGSGDH